From Actinopolyspora lacussalsi, a single genomic window includes:
- a CDS encoding hypothetical protein (product_source=Hypo-rule applied; cleavage_site_network=SignalP-noTM; pfam=PF12079), giving the protein MRNTAACGIAVLTSLLLAGCGGPAAEEPQASETTTKTGQPTSENTGSPLPERTAPAKDFQLADVCDIVPENRWRALGADQEPEPNDGNGNHLCEYQKGKAGETGSWSVSLGKNQARGLHESIQAHPDGEEVSVAGYPAYKSETSVGCLYYVDVSDEASLLVSGVSSIGEDGSIPTKCDLFKKFATAAVENLPDT; this is encoded by the coding sequence TTGCGTAACACCGCCGCCTGCGGGATCGCCGTGCTGACGAGCCTGCTGCTGGCGGGCTGCGGCGGACCCGCCGCCGAGGAACCCCAGGCATCCGAGACCACCACCAAGACCGGGCAACCCACCTCGGAGAACACGGGCAGCCCCCTCCCCGAGCGCACCGCACCGGCCAAGGACTTCCAACTCGCCGACGTCTGCGACATCGTCCCCGAGAACCGCTGGCGCGCGCTCGGAGCGGATCAGGAACCCGAGCCAAACGACGGGAACGGCAACCATCTGTGCGAGTACCAAAAAGGAAAAGCCGGTGAGACAGGAAGCTGGTCGGTTTCCCTCGGCAAGAACCAAGCACGCGGTTTGCACGAATCCATCCAGGCACACCCGGATGGAGAAGAAGTCAGCGTCGCGGGGTATCCGGCCTACAAGTCCGAGACCAGTGTCGGCTGCCTCTACTACGTCGACGTATCCGACGAGGCTTCGCTACTGGTGAGCGGCGTTTCCAGCATCGGCGAAGACGGAAGCATCCCCACCAAGTGCGACCTGTTCAAGAAGTTCGCCACGGCCGCCGTCGAGAATCTGCCCGACACGTAA
- a CDS encoding uncharacterized protein YukE (product_source=COG4842; cath_funfam=1.20.1260.10; cog=COG4842; superfamily=140453) → MAENNDTPTDEAEPIEMDAADQAAMESTASELPASFLTGTTAQKLVEIARIQERANDKARLAEARGDDTRMIVDPEEVDGLASFFEDKAEELQQRVQRVQELGSVPAPGTDPVSAGATEQHSRVGAGDDRAYLENYLELIKVFQDTAASLRSSAKQTRTDDAEAADSLERGGNDLA, encoded by the coding sequence GTGGCCGAGAACAATGACACACCGACGGATGAAGCCGAGCCCATCGAGATGGACGCCGCGGACCAGGCGGCGATGGAGAGTACCGCCAGCGAGCTACCCGCTTCGTTCCTGACCGGAACCACGGCACAGAAGCTGGTCGAGATCGCACGGATCCAGGAGCGGGCCAACGACAAGGCCCGGCTCGCCGAAGCACGCGGTGACGACACCCGCATGATCGTCGACCCCGAGGAGGTCGACGGCCTCGCGAGCTTCTTCGAGGACAAGGCGGAGGAGCTACAGCAACGAGTTCAGAGAGTGCAAGAGCTCGGCAGTGTTCCCGCGCCGGGTACCGATCCGGTGAGCGCGGGTGCCACCGAGCAGCACAGCCGCGTGGGCGCGGGCGACGATCGGGCCTACCTGGAGAACTACCTCGAACTCATCAAGGTGTTCCAGGACACCGCCGCCAGCCTGCGCTCCAGCGCGAAACAGACCCGCACCGACGACGCCGAGGCCGCCGACAGCCTCGAACGAGGAGGGAACGACCTTGCGTAA
- a CDS encoding Fur family ferric uptake transcriptional regulator (product_source=KO:K03711; cath_funfam=1.10.10.10; cog=COG0735; ko=KO:K03711; pfam=PF01475; superfamily=46785), protein MTSSTTSGGQAADSTRERLRAAGLRATGPRVAVLGWLSDNPHSTADQVAGAVRRTLGSVSTQAVYDVLHACTSAGLLRRIEPAGHPARFECRTADNHHHLVCRACGRAEDVDCVHGSAPCLVPSSTAGYSIDEAEIVFWGLCPDCASATD, encoded by the coding sequence ATGACATCCAGTACGACATCCGGCGGTCAGGCGGCGGACAGTACGCGGGAACGGCTGCGCGCGGCGGGGCTGCGCGCGACGGGCCCGCGTGTGGCCGTGCTCGGTTGGCTGTCCGACAATCCGCATTCCACCGCGGACCAGGTGGCGGGTGCCGTACGGCGGACTCTCGGATCAGTTTCCACCCAGGCCGTCTACGACGTGTTGCACGCGTGTACTTCGGCCGGGCTGTTACGCAGGATCGAACCCGCCGGGCATCCGGCCAGGTTCGAATGCCGTACCGCCGACAACCATCATCATCTGGTGTGTCGGGCATGCGGCCGTGCCGAGGATGTGGACTGCGTCCACGGTTCGGCTCCGTGCCTGGTCCCGTCGTCGACGGCTGGTTACAGCATCGACGAGGCGGAGATCGTCTTCTGGGGTCTGTGCCCCGACTGCGCGTCCGCGACCGATTAG
- a CDS encoding catalase (product_source=KO:K03781; cath_funfam=2.40.180.10; cog=COG0753; ko=KO:K03781; pfam=PF00199,PF06628; smart=SM01060; superfamily=56634): MSSPRPTTTNAGIPVASDDHSLTAGTNGPALLQDHYLIEKNAQFNRERVPERVVHAKGGGAFGFFETTEDVSQYTKAALFQPGVKTETLIRFSSVAGELGSPDTWRDPRGTAIKFYTSEGNYDLVGNNTPVFFIRDAIKFPDFIHSQKRRADNHLRDHDMQWDFWSQCPESAHQVTWLMGDRGIPKTWRNMNLYGSHTYLWENAKGEKFWVKYHFKTDQGHDFLTQEEADRLAGEDSDAHIRDLWTSIKSGNNPSWTLYVQVMPYEEAADYRFNPFDLTKVWPHGDYPLIKVGRFVLDRNPDNYFAQIEQSAFEPANTVPGIGLSPDKMLQGRSFAYPDAHRYRIGPNYMELPVNRPVSEVNSYSKDGPMRFGYGQDPVYAPNSYGGPHADTRNGSEDTASGIEQEVVRSAYQLHSEDDDFGQAGTMVREVFSDEERQRFVNNVAGHLSKGVSQPILERALQYWRNVDKDTGDKIAEKVQG; the protein is encoded by the coding sequence GTGAGTTCGCCACGGCCCACGACGACCAACGCCGGTATCCCGGTGGCAAGCGACGACCACTCGCTGACGGCGGGCACCAACGGTCCCGCGCTGCTGCAGGACCACTACCTGATCGAGAAGAACGCCCAGTTCAACCGTGAGCGGGTGCCCGAGCGCGTGGTGCACGCCAAGGGCGGCGGCGCCTTCGGTTTCTTCGAGACCACCGAGGACGTCAGCCAGTACACCAAGGCCGCGCTGTTCCAGCCGGGCGTGAAGACCGAGACCCTGATCCGGTTCTCCTCGGTCGCGGGCGAGCTGGGGTCCCCCGACACCTGGCGTGACCCGCGCGGTACCGCGATCAAGTTCTACACCTCCGAGGGCAACTACGACCTCGTCGGCAACAACACCCCGGTGTTCTTCATCAGGGACGCCATCAAGTTCCCGGACTTCATCCACTCCCAGAAGCGCCGGGCCGACAACCACCTGCGTGACCACGACATGCAGTGGGACTTCTGGAGCCAGTGCCCCGAGTCGGCACACCAGGTGACCTGGCTGATGGGTGACCGGGGCATCCCGAAGACCTGGCGGAACATGAACCTCTACGGTTCGCACACCTACCTGTGGGAGAACGCCAAGGGCGAGAAGTTCTGGGTCAAGTACCACTTCAAGACCGACCAGGGCCACGACTTCCTCACCCAGGAGGAGGCCGACCGGCTGGCCGGTGAGGACAGTGACGCCCACATCCGTGACCTGTGGACCAGCATCAAGTCGGGCAACAACCCGAGCTGGACGCTGTACGTGCAGGTCATGCCGTACGAGGAGGCCGCTGACTACCGGTTCAACCCGTTCGACCTGACCAAGGTGTGGCCGCACGGCGACTACCCGCTGATCAAGGTCGGCCGGTTCGTGCTCGATCGCAACCCGGACAACTACTTCGCGCAGATCGAGCAGTCCGCCTTCGAGCCGGCGAACACGGTGCCGGGCATCGGTCTTTCCCCGGACAAGATGCTGCAGGGCCGGTCGTTCGCCTACCCGGACGCCCACCGGTACCGGATCGGCCCGAACTACATGGAGCTGCCGGTCAACCGTCCGGTCTCGGAGGTGAACTCCTACTCCAAGGACGGCCCGATGCGGTTCGGCTACGGGCAGGACCCGGTGTACGCGCCGAACTCCTACGGCGGCCCGCACGCCGACACCCGCAACGGCAGCGAGGACACCGCCAGCGGAATCGAGCAGGAGGTCGTCCGCTCGGCGTACCAGCTGCACTCCGAGGACGACGACTTCGGCCAGGCCGGGACCATGGTCCGCGAGGTCTTCAGCGACGAGGAGCGGCAGCGCTTCGTGAACAACGTCGCGGGCCACCTGTCCAAGGGCGTCAGCCAGCCGATCCTCGAGCGTGCGCTGCAGTACTGGCGCAACGTCGACAAGGACACCGGCGACAAGATCGCGGAGAAGGTCCAGGGCTGA
- a CDS encoding alpha-1,2-mannosyltransferase (product_source=KO:K13671; ko=KO:K13671; pfam=PF09594; transmembrane_helix_parts=Inside_1_1,TMhelix_2_24,Outside_25_84,TMhelix_85_104,Inside_105_126,TMhelix_127_149,Outside_150_163,TMhelix_164_186,Inside_187_192,TMhelix_193_210,Outside_211_249,TMhelix_250_272,Inside_273_278,TMhelix_279_296,Outside_297_299,TMhelix_300_315,Inside_316_321,TMhelix_322_341,Outside_342_355,TMhelix_356_378,Inside_379_405) produces MIVSLGIIALSVIALGWEIWAWVSAQDYWPDHGVYRWAVESWLNGWDVMPSGATVTNEDPLPWVYPPFALLPLTPLAVLPLKVDIALLYVLNAAALVTTFYLVFRRTWPRGDPLLCFAFSVALARLSLLLEPVFGCFAQGQINILLMGIVAADCLVLNPRWPRGMLVGIAAAIKLVPGAFLLFFLLRKNFRAAGTVVLTAFLATLLGFLVDFEASVKYWFTQGPAAAAFGSPLRSNQTVLAVLSRTDLSGVAQVSLWVLICAVLGAATVYCVRNASDALALAITGLVALLVSPTSWSNHWVWLAPALLFMVLYGLRSRSKLWLVTAVVSIGVTHWAPFVWLPLNRYLMLHLSPVDQVRAASFVILGVSLVVLTTFSLLRSSRGVPEREPSARYLASLVRTGERSG; encoded by the coding sequence GTGATTGTCTCGCTCGGGATCATCGCGTTGTCCGTCATCGCCCTCGGTTGGGAAATCTGGGCGTGGGTCTCGGCCCAGGACTACTGGCCGGATCACGGGGTCTATCGCTGGGCCGTCGAGTCCTGGCTCAACGGCTGGGACGTGATGCCCTCCGGAGCCACCGTGACCAACGAGGACCCCCTGCCCTGGGTGTACCCCCCGTTCGCGCTGTTGCCGCTGACTCCGCTGGCCGTGCTTCCGCTCAAGGTCGATATCGCGCTGCTCTACGTGCTGAACGCGGCCGCCCTGGTCACCACCTTCTACCTCGTGTTCCGGCGGACCTGGCCCCGCGGTGATCCGCTGCTGTGCTTCGCCTTCTCCGTGGCACTGGCCAGGCTCTCACTTCTTCTCGAACCGGTTTTCGGGTGTTTCGCGCAGGGGCAGATCAATATCCTGCTGATGGGGATTGTCGCGGCGGATTGTCTCGTGCTTAATCCGCGTTGGCCGCGGGGAATGCTGGTGGGAATCGCCGCCGCGATCAAACTCGTCCCGGGCGCTTTCTTATTATTCTTTCTGCTGCGCAAGAATTTCAGGGCGGCGGGCACGGTGGTGCTCACCGCGTTCCTGGCGACGCTGCTCGGTTTCCTGGTGGACTTCGAGGCCTCGGTCAAGTACTGGTTCACCCAGGGGCCGGCCGCCGCGGCCTTCGGTTCACCACTGCGCAGCAACCAGACCGTACTGGCGGTGCTGAGCCGGACCGATCTCTCCGGGGTCGCGCAGGTGTCGCTGTGGGTACTGATTTGCGCGGTGCTGGGGGCGGCGACCGTCTACTGCGTCCGGAACGCGTCCGACGCACTGGCCTTGGCGATCACCGGGCTGGTGGCGTTGTTGGTCTCACCCACTTCCTGGTCCAACCACTGGGTGTGGCTCGCACCCGCACTGCTGTTCATGGTGCTGTACGGGCTGCGCAGCCGTAGCAAGCTCTGGTTGGTCACGGCGGTGGTCTCGATCGGCGTGACCCACTGGGCGCCGTTCGTGTGGCTGCCGCTGAACCGGTACCTGATGCTGCATCTCTCACCGGTGGACCAGGTCCGCGCCGCCTCGTTCGTGATCCTGGGTGTGTCGTTGGTCGTGCTGACGACGTTCTCGTTGCTGCGGTCCTCCCGTGGCGTGCCGGAACGCGAACCGAGCGCTCGTTATCTCGCTTCGCTGGTTCGTACCGGAGAACGATCCGGCTGA
- a CDS encoding hypothetical protein (product_source=Hypo-rule applied; cath_funfam=3.40.50.300; pfam=PF00350; smart=SM00382; superfamily=52540) — protein sequence MTTAHDTGPTTALLSQARELLLRTMTFYRDDPRTAGWLRTRLERLSEPLRMAVTGRVKSGKSTLINALVGAELAPTDPEERTQVNTVFRYGPEPRITVHTPHGAQRNMPVDELDPATIRDLQRWRPDEVARLVIESPSPGLQAITLIETPGVASTAVKETGRSALAQILSEADSVLYLTRQPQQIDVQFLESVHELRVARRAPINTILALSRADEVAGGDHESVEAAGRVANAYRDDPKLRTFVQYVLPVSGLLAQGGSTLGQSEFEALSRLAALPREQLDELLLSADRFASSATPESVEPGTRRELLRRFGLFGLHSALTALAAGGIDHGRLRRQLLTESRIGELQEAVHLQFVERQEALRARSTLLAVDMALRANPRSGDRQLQGELDRLLSNAHEWDELRVLSGLWSGQLSLPGRFREEAERLLGAHGDQPVARLGAPPQAGARDLAERAGEAARRWRVLAADPLRDRDHREAVWTVLRSCERLLAANIGQ from the coding sequence ATGACCACGGCACACGACACCGGTCCGACCACCGCGCTGCTCTCCCAGGCCAGGGAACTGCTGCTGCGGACCATGACCTTCTACCGGGACGACCCCCGCACCGCGGGTTGGCTGCGGACTCGGCTCGAGCGGCTCTCCGAACCACTGCGCATGGCGGTGACCGGGCGAGTGAAGTCCGGCAAGTCCACGCTGATCAACGCGCTGGTCGGGGCCGAACTCGCCCCCACCGACCCGGAGGAACGCACCCAGGTCAACACGGTGTTCCGCTACGGTCCCGAACCCAGGATCACGGTGCACACCCCGCACGGCGCGCAGCGGAACATGCCGGTGGACGAGCTCGATCCCGCCACCATCCGGGATCTGCAACGCTGGCGTCCGGACGAGGTGGCGCGCCTGGTCATCGAGTCCCCGTCCCCCGGGCTGCAGGCGATCACCCTGATCGAGACGCCGGGAGTGGCCTCCACCGCGGTCAAGGAGACCGGCAGGTCGGCACTGGCGCAGATCCTCTCCGAAGCCGACTCGGTGCTCTACCTGACCAGACAACCGCAGCAGATCGACGTGCAGTTCCTCGAATCGGTGCACGAACTGCGGGTGGCCCGGCGCGCGCCGATCAACACGATCCTCGCGTTGTCGCGGGCGGACGAGGTGGCCGGCGGTGACCACGAATCCGTCGAAGCGGCCGGAAGAGTGGCGAACGCGTACCGGGACGACCCCAAGCTCCGCACTTTCGTGCAGTACGTGCTGCCGGTGTCCGGGCTGCTGGCGCAGGGCGGCAGCACTCTCGGACAGTCCGAGTTCGAGGCGCTGTCCCGGCTGGCCGCGCTGCCCCGCGAGCAACTGGACGAACTGCTGCTGTCCGCCGACCGGTTCGCGAGTTCAGCGACCCCGGAGTCCGTCGAGCCCGGCACGCGGCGGGAGCTGCTGCGCCGCTTCGGACTGTTCGGGCTGCACAGCGCGCTGACCGCTCTCGCGGCGGGTGGAATCGACCACGGCAGACTGCGGCGTCAGCTGCTCACCGAGAGCAGGATCGGCGAGCTGCAGGAGGCGGTTCACCTGCAGTTCGTCGAACGCCAGGAGGCGCTGCGGGCGCGCTCGACCCTGCTCGCGGTGGACATGGCGCTGCGGGCCAATCCCCGTTCCGGGGACAGGCAGTTGCAGGGCGAGCTGGATCGTCTGCTGAGCAACGCGCACGAGTGGGACGAGCTGCGGGTGTTGTCCGGACTGTGGTCCGGGCAGTTGTCGCTGCCCGGCAGGTTCCGCGAGGAGGCGGAACGACTGCTCGGCGCGCATGGCGACCAGCCGGTGGCGAGGCTGGGAGCTCCGCCCCAGGCGGGGGCGCGGGATCTGGCCGAACGCGCGGGCGAGGCCGCACGGCGATGGCGGGTGCTGGCCGCCGATCCACTGCGCGACCGGGACCATCGGGAGGCGGTGTGGACGGTGTTGCGCAGTTGTGAGCGGTTGCTGGCGGCGAACATCGGGCAGTAG
- a CDS encoding hypothetical protein (product_source=Hypo-rule applied; cath_funfam=1.20.1270.10,3.40.50.300; pfam=PF00350; superfamily=47857,52540): MIETALVELLDSAEAECAEAGRTDLGNRLRRIRNRVLDPDQLVLVVGEPDQGKSELINSLVNAPVCGSGENVSTSVPSLVRYSDEPTAQLVEQETTRSPVGGNRSRVPIESLGEELERALVAGHRVGRTEIGVPRALLENGLALMDTPAVGGVTNSLGSVTEEAVAEADALLMVSDATQELTTNELNFLRRATALCPNVALVQPKTDVVPEWRHIVELNRKHLSNAGIAGRIFPVSARIRALATRDKSKDLNTESGFPALLDYLRKEMAGAHEQLTRKLVAHNVTDSIDTITGELREELGNQSPRTATETLLELETAQRRAEDLKRLSGRWQKTLSDGVQELYSDIEYDFRERSWAVLHQANETLDEADPSTNWDEFEAWLRDSLNTAIAETFDWLDRRRERITEQVADELLREQVRTLPSSDPVPVPDPLSRVPAPKAPKNAGYPRRDQMLTGLRGSYGGVLMFGLMTSMAGLPLMNVISISAGLLLGSKSLNEEKDTRLKRRQTEARAAVQRYVEHVVFQVNKEARDAIRNTHQTLHDHCNRITEQAQIRISRSIQETKRMAEQSAVDRDARAREIKKKLEELGALRKRAGSLTSNRIAAA; this comes from the coding sequence GTGATCGAAACGGCACTCGTGGAACTCCTCGACAGCGCGGAAGCGGAATGCGCCGAAGCCGGAAGAACGGATCTGGGAAACCGACTACGACGGATCCGCAACCGGGTGCTCGATCCCGACCAGCTCGTCCTGGTGGTGGGCGAGCCCGACCAAGGCAAGAGCGAACTGATCAACTCACTGGTCAACGCCCCGGTGTGCGGCAGCGGTGAGAACGTCAGCACGAGCGTGCCCAGCCTGGTGAGGTACTCGGACGAACCGACGGCACAGCTCGTCGAGCAGGAGACGACGCGGAGCCCGGTGGGCGGTAACCGCTCCCGAGTACCCATCGAGTCACTGGGCGAGGAGCTGGAACGCGCGCTGGTGGCCGGGCACCGGGTGGGCCGAACCGAGATCGGAGTTCCCCGGGCCCTGCTGGAGAACGGACTCGCGCTGATGGACACGCCCGCCGTGGGCGGAGTCACCAACTCGTTGGGTTCGGTCACCGAGGAAGCGGTCGCCGAAGCGGACGCGCTGCTCATGGTCTCCGACGCCACCCAGGAACTGACCACCAACGAGTTGAACTTCCTGCGACGCGCGACCGCGTTGTGCCCCAACGTGGCACTGGTCCAACCCAAGACCGACGTGGTGCCGGAGTGGCGGCACATCGTCGAGCTCAACCGCAAGCACCTGTCCAACGCGGGCATCGCGGGCAGGATCTTCCCCGTGTCGGCCCGCATCCGCGCGCTGGCCACCCGTGACAAGAGCAAGGACCTCAACACCGAGTCCGGGTTTCCCGCACTGCTGGACTACCTGCGCAAGGAGATGGCCGGGGCGCACGAACAGCTGACCCGCAAGCTGGTCGCCCACAACGTCACGGACTCGATCGACACGATCACCGGCGAGCTGCGGGAGGAACTCGGCAACCAGAGCCCGCGCACCGCCACCGAGACGCTGCTGGAACTGGAAACGGCACAGCGGCGTGCCGAGGACCTCAAACGACTGTCCGGGCGCTGGCAGAAAACCCTGTCCGACGGGGTGCAGGAGCTCTACTCCGACATCGAGTACGACTTCCGGGAACGAAGCTGGGCGGTACTGCACCAGGCGAACGAGACCCTGGACGAGGCCGACCCGAGCACCAACTGGGACGAGTTCGAGGCATGGCTCCGTGACAGCCTGAACACGGCGATCGCCGAGACCTTCGACTGGCTGGACCGGCGGCGGGAGCGGATCACCGAGCAGGTGGCCGACGAACTGCTGCGGGAACAGGTGCGGACGCTGCCGAGCAGCGACCCCGTCCCCGTTCCGGACCCGCTGTCGCGAGTCCCCGCCCCGAAGGCACCGAAGAACGCGGGCTACCCGCGCAGGGACCAGATGCTGACCGGACTGCGCGGTTCCTACGGCGGGGTGCTGATGTTCGGCCTGATGACGAGCATGGCCGGGCTGCCGCTGATGAACGTGATCTCCATCTCCGCGGGACTGCTGCTGGGCAGCAAGAGCCTCAACGAGGAGAAGGACACGCGACTCAAACGCAGGCAGACCGAGGCACGCGCCGCGGTGCAGCGCTATGTCGAGCACGTGGTCTTCCAGGTGAACAAGGAGGCCCGCGACGCCATCCGGAACACGCACCAGACGCTGCACGACCACTGCAACCGGATCACCGAACAGGCACAGATCCGGATCAGCCGCTCTATCCAGGAGACCAAACGGATGGCCGAACAGAGCGCGGTGGATCGCGACGCCCGGGCGAGGGAGATCAAGAAGAAGCTGGAGGAGCTCGGCGCGCTGCGCAAACGGGCGGGATCGCTGACGTCCAACCGGATAGCGGCCGCATGA
- a CDS encoding hypothetical protein (product_source=Hypo-rule applied; cath_funfam=1.10.1470.10; superfamily=64518), with the protein MPNAQPEQADGRDGARLSTSETDTRTTATPEEPTLQEFLTRLVGNPEARSAFDADPRGALESAGLGELNATQVLHASSLVLDYAPAELVTDYGRTVQPGIDTFAASTQHVAINQLDPAQVPEPQEATDTDMSLLGNLSSTPNYSSDGDADREMEQNNTTETNVDVDNQDSQNLVNVHDVVSGNDVASGNEVAGNAVGAVGNTVGAVGNTVGGVDDTVDNTVNTVGGTANGAVGEATDTVDGTVDTGVDVAVGAADTALDTTGDLPVDDVTSTVEGVAGDATGGMPSEDAAGTLDGATGAVGGTVGQAEDVVGGVTSDLPLDLM; encoded by the coding sequence ATGCCGAACGCACAGCCGGAGCAGGCCGACGGGCGAGACGGTGCCCGGTTATCCACCTCGGAGACGGACACTCGAACAACGGCCACGCCGGAAGAACCGACACTGCAGGAATTCCTGACACGTCTGGTCGGCAATCCGGAAGCGCGTTCGGCTTTCGACGCCGATCCGCGTGGCGCGCTGGAGAGTGCCGGCCTCGGAGAACTGAACGCGACACAGGTGCTGCACGCCTCGTCGCTGGTGCTGGACTACGCACCCGCCGAGCTCGTGACCGACTACGGACGCACGGTGCAACCCGGCATCGACACGTTCGCCGCGAGCACGCAGCACGTCGCGATCAACCAACTCGATCCCGCACAAGTTCCAGAGCCGCAGGAAGCGACGGATACTGACATGAGCCTGTTGGGCAACCTCTCCTCGACACCGAACTACTCCTCCGACGGCGACGCCGACAGGGAGATGGAGCAGAACAACACGACCGAGACCAACGTCGACGTGGACAACCAGGACTCGCAGAACCTGGTCAACGTGCACGACGTCGTCAGCGGCAACGACGTCGCCAGCGGCAACGAGGTCGCGGGCAACGCTGTCGGCGCCGTGGGCAACACCGTCGGCGCGGTCGGCAACACCGTCGGCGGCGTGGACGACACCGTTGACAACACGGTGAACACGGTCGGCGGCACCGCCAACGGCGCGGTCGGCGAAGCCACCGACACAGTGGACGGCACCGTGGACACCGGTGTCGACGTGGCCGTGGGCGCCGCCGACACCGCGCTGGACACCACGGGCGACCTCCCGGTCGACGACGTGACGAGCACGGTCGAGGGCGTGGCCGGTGACGCCACCGGCGGCATGCCCTCCGAGGACGCGGCGGGCACTCTGGACGGCGCCACCGGTGCCGTCGGCGGCACCGTGGGCCAGGCCGAGGACGTCGTCGGGGGCGTTACCTCGGACCTGCCGCTCGACCTGATGTGA
- a CDS encoding molecular chaperone DnaK (HSP70) (product_source=COG0443; cath_funfam=3.30.420.40,3.90.640.10; cog=COG0443; pfam=PF00012; superfamily=53067), with protein MPYVLGVHLGATSTSAAVVARDGGQWAPAAPFPLGHSRAVVPTALGRLPDGSRLAGEAAASRAAESPEWVSTDFVAELGEDTPLPLGGELVAAHRLAAGMVEWVADQVASRHGGPAEHIAVSHSATWGTHRTHLLRRALAELGLTDVTLLPEPLAVATDYIARQPVSAGASIVVGNVGGSGADATVLRRRESHRQDEGVGEHGAELELRGVTVHGPRPAGRDLDDLIVGQLRDELGGALSELDPTDPRNRATVARIREECTRAREELSTRDTAGVSVVLPRFSREILLARVRYEQLARPHLELLPEKLSQAVQSASLSPGELEAVVLAGGPARTPLLHELVRQRLREQLPGRDAEAVPVRVDGFPELVAARGAACRAAEVLAAATDRAAARAETSVLLRVEDSIENEAVEYGYDPLDDREGDESEAVPDRSARPLRPPVEVEPMHIEPPPKRKVFKIVKLSLAAILIILGLVMTFVQGFGGQQPALPGLL; from the coding sequence ATGCCTTACGTTCTCGGGGTTCATCTGGGCGCGACCAGTACTTCGGCGGCGGTCGTCGCGCGTGACGGTGGGCAGTGGGCACCCGCCGCGCCCTTCCCGTTGGGCCACTCCCGTGCGGTGGTTCCCACCGCGCTGGGTCGGTTGCCGGACGGCTCCCGCCTGGCGGGCGAGGCCGCCGCGAGCAGAGCGGCCGAATCTCCCGAATGGGTGAGTACCGATTTCGTCGCGGAACTCGGTGAGGACACCCCGCTGCCGCTCGGAGGTGAGCTCGTGGCCGCCCATCGCCTGGCCGCGGGCATGGTGGAGTGGGTGGCCGACCAAGTGGCGAGCAGGCACGGTGGCCCCGCCGAGCACATCGCCGTGTCGCACAGCGCCACGTGGGGAACGCACCGGACCCACCTGCTGCGGCGTGCGCTGGCCGAACTCGGCCTCACCGATGTGACCCTGCTGCCGGAACCGCTCGCGGTGGCCACCGACTACATCGCCAGACAGCCGGTCTCCGCGGGCGCGTCGATAGTCGTCGGCAACGTGGGCGGCAGCGGTGCCGATGCCACCGTGCTGCGCAGACGCGAGTCGCACCGGCAGGACGAGGGAGTGGGCGAGCACGGTGCCGAACTGGAACTTCGCGGCGTCACGGTGCACGGCCCCCGCCCCGCGGGCCGTGATCTCGACGACCTGATCGTCGGACAACTACGCGACGAACTGGGCGGAGCGCTGTCCGAACTGGACCCCACCGATCCCCGCAACCGCGCGACGGTCGCCCGAATACGGGAGGAATGCACCCGCGCCAGGGAGGAACTGTCCACCAGGGACACTGCCGGGGTGAGCGTGGTGCTGCCCCGGTTCTCCCGGGAGATCCTGCTCGCGCGGGTTCGCTACGAGCAACTCGCCCGGCCGCACCTGGAACTGCTTCCCGAGAAGCTCTCGCAGGCGGTGCAGTCAGCCTCCCTCAGCCCGGGTGAGCTGGAAGCGGTGGTGCTGGCCGGTGGTCCGGCACGCACACCGCTGCTGCACGAGCTGGTGCGGCAGCGTCTTCGCGAGCAACTCCCGGGCAGGGACGCCGAGGCGGTACCGGTACGTGTCGACGGCTTCCCCGAGCTGGTGGCGGCACGCGGAGCGGCGTGCCGTGCGGCCGAGGTGCTCGCCGCGGCCACCGACCGCGCCGCCGCGCGAGCCGAGACCAGCGTGCTGCTGCGAGTGGAGGACTCCATCGAGAACGAGGCCGTCGAGTACGGCTACGACCCGCTGGACGATCGGGAAGGGGACGAGTCCGAGGCCGTCCCGGACCGTTCGGCCCGGCCGCTCCGACCGCCGGTGGAAGTCGAACCGATGCACATCGAACCTCCCCCGAAACGAAAAGTGTTTAAGATCGTCAAATTGTCGCTCGCGGCAATTTTGATCATTCTCGGGTTGGTAATGACCTTCGTACAGGGATTCGGCGGGCAACAGCCCGCGTTACCCGGCTTGCTGTGA